A window of the Polaribacter batillariae genome harbors these coding sequences:
- a CDS encoding acyl transferase — protein MEKDIFNIQNLEDFNKITLEVFKHQFNNNKVYRSFCDLLYVHPSSVSKVEEIPFLPIQFFKSRKVIASLEKVEAIFTSSGTTGSITSKHFVTDINLYKNSYLKGFHHFYGNIEDYAVLALLPNYLERKGSSLIFMIDDLIRKSKNVESGFYLNNIEELAEKLKELDKKGQKTLLIGVSFALLDLIEQQQFNLKNTIIMETGGMKGRRKELIREELHQLLKNGFGVAKIHSEYGMTELLSQAYSKGNGIFETPPWMKILTRETEDALTINSVGKNGGINVIDLANYNSCSFIATQDLGKVYENGTFEIIGRFDNSDIRGCNLMVL, from the coding sequence ATGGAAAAAGATATTTTTAACATACAGAATCTCGAAGATTTTAACAAAATAACCTTAGAGGTTTTTAAACATCAATTTAATAACAACAAGGTATATAGGTCTTTTTGTGATTTGTTATACGTGCATCCTTCTAGTGTTTCTAAGGTTGAAGAAATTCCGTTTTTACCCATTCAATTTTTTAAAAGTCGAAAAGTAATCGCTTCTTTAGAGAAAGTAGAAGCAATTTTTACAAGTTCTGGAACCACAGGAAGCATTACCAGCAAACATTTTGTAACAGACATTAATTTGTATAAAAACAGTTATTTAAAAGGGTTTCATCATTTTTATGGAAATATAGAAGATTATGCAGTTTTGGCGCTATTGCCTAATTATTTAGAAAGAAAAGGTTCTTCTTTAATTTTTATGATAGACGATTTAATTCGAAAATCTAAAAACGTAGAAAGTGGTTTTTATTTAAATAATATTGAAGAATTAGCCGAAAAACTAAAAGAATTAGACAAAAAAGGACAAAAAACACTACTTATTGGTGTTTCTTTTGCATTGTTAGATTTAATCGAACAACAACAATTTAATTTAAAAAATACCATAATTATGGAAACTGGTGGTATGAAAGGAAGAAGAAAAGAATTAATTCGAGAAGAGCTGCATCAACTCTTAAAAAATGGTTTTGGAGTTGCAAAAATTCATTCAGAATATGGAATGACAGAATTACTAAGTCAAGCATATTCTAAAGGAAATGGCATTTTCGAAACACCACCTTGGATGAAAATTCTAACCAGAGAAACAGAAGATGCATTGACTATAAATTCTGTTGGAAAAAATGGCGGAATTAACGTAATCGATTTGGCAAATTACAATTCTTGCTCTTTTATTGCGACGCAAGATTTAGGAAAAGTTTACGAAAACGGAACATTCGAAATTATTGGACGTTTCGATAACTCGGACATTCGTGGTTGTAATTTAATGGTTTTGTAG
- a CDS encoding DUF4296 domain-containing protein, which produces MKKISALFILIFLVSCTSNTIFEKPKDLIPQDTMSLLLQEMMIASSAKFIKNTNNEKNINYMSLVYDKFKIDSSRFMESNFYYMSKIDLYQKMLENAKKNLETKTAFFKKQKAALDSIRKDSLGTAIKKQMAIDSLKVSKDSLLKIESQILEHIQEIDEQRRNIQ; this is translated from the coding sequence ATGAAGAAAATAAGCGCACTTTTTATTCTAATCTTCTTGGTTTCTTGTACAAGTAATACCATTTTCGAAAAACCTAAAGACTTAATTCCACAAGATACCATGAGCCTTTTATTGCAAGAAATGATGATTGCAAGTAGTGCCAAATTCATAAAAAATACGAATAACGAAAAAAACATCAATTACATGTCTCTTGTGTACGATAAATTTAAAATTGATAGTTCGCGTTTTATGGAAAGCAATTTTTACTACATGTCTAAAATAGATTTGTATCAAAAAATGTTAGAAAATGCAAAAAAAAATTTAGAAACAAAAACGGCTTTTTTTAAGAAACAAAAAGCGGCTTTAGATTCTATTCGAAAAGATTCTTTAGGTACTGCAATAAAAAAACAAATGGCAATAGATAGTTTAAAAGTTTCTAAAGATTCGTTACTAAAAATTGAATCGCAAATTTTAGAACATATCCAAGAAATCGACGAGCAAAGAAGAAATATCCAATAA
- a CDS encoding uroporphyrinogen-III synthase, translating into MKVKTILVSQPAPKTETSPYFDLSDKQKVKIDFRSFIHVEGIPVKEVRSQKVDFKNFTAIILTSRNAVDYFFKTAEEMRFKVPDDMKYFCQSEAVAYYLQKYVVYRKRKIYVGNRTFPELTKLIKKHKTEKFLLPSSDKLKPLIPEELDKLEVKWTRLNLYRTVISDLSDLEDVFYDVLVFFSPSGIESLLHNFPNFKQNNTRIAAFGNSTVKAVTDAGLKCDIQAPTPETPSMTMALDKYIKSVNKK; encoded by the coding sequence ATGAAAGTGAAAACGATTTTAGTATCGCAACCCGCACCAAAGACAGAAACTTCTCCTTATTTTGATTTGTCTGATAAACAGAAAGTAAAGATAGATTTTAGATCTTTTATTCATGTAGAAGGCATTCCTGTGAAGGAAGTAAGGTCTCAAAAAGTAGATTTTAAAAATTTTACTGCGATTATTTTAACAAGTAGAAATGCCGTAGATTACTTTTTTAAAACCGCCGAAGAAATGCGTTTTAAAGTGCCAGATGATATGAAATATTTCTGTCAGTCTGAAGCTGTTGCTTATTATTTACAAAAATACGTTGTGTATAGAAAACGTAAGATTTATGTTGGTAATAGAACCTTTCCAGAACTAACAAAACTTATAAAAAAACACAAAACAGAAAAATTTTTACTACCTTCTTCAGATAAATTAAAACCTTTAATTCCAGAAGAATTAGATAAATTAGAGGTAAAATGGACACGTTTAAACTTGTACAGAACCGTAATTAGCGATTTATCGGATTTAGAAGATGTTTTTTACGATGTTTTAGTATTTTTTAGCCCATCTGGAATAGAATCTTTATTACATAATTTTCCGAATTTTAAACAAAATAACACAAGAATAGCCGCTTTCGGAAATTCTACAGTAAAAGCAGTTACAGATGCTGGTTTAAAGTGCGATATACAAGCACCAACACCAGAAACACCTTCTATGACTATGGCTTTAGATAAATATATTAAATCTGTAAATAAGAAATAA
- a CDS encoding YHS domain-containing (seleno)protein, which translates to MKNTILILLLSTTTTFFAQNYNLDKGYIAEGYDVVSYFDNAPKEGKKDFTTEYDGVKFKFISQENLEKFKKSPKKYVPQYGGYCAYAIGLKGKKVSINPKTFEIRDGKLYLFYNSWGTNTLKLWKKEGAEKLKEKADENWLKIIKE; encoded by the coding sequence ATGAAAAATACAATTCTTATTCTATTACTTTCTACAACAACTACTTTTTTTGCCCAAAATTATAATTTAGACAAAGGCTATATTGCTGAAGGTTATGATGTTGTTTCTTATTTCGATAATGCTCCAAAAGAAGGCAAAAAAGATTTTACGACAGAATACGATGGTGTAAAATTTAAATTTATATCTCAAGAAAATTTAGAGAAATTTAAAAAATCTCCAAAAAAATATGTACCTCAGTATGGAGGCTATTGCGCGTATGCAATTGGTTTAAAAGGTAAAAAAGTTTCTATTAATCCAAAAACATTCGAAATTAGAGACGGAAAATTATATTTATTCTACAATTCTTGGGGAACAAATACTTTAAAGCTTTGGAAAAAAGAAGGAGCAGAAAAGTTGAAAGAAAAAGCAGATGAAAATTGGTTGAAAATTATAAAAGAATAG
- a CDS encoding polyprenol monophosphomannose synthase: MSDALVIIPTYNEKENIEAIIKAVFNQKKAFHILVVDDNSPDGTGTLVENLITEFPNQLFIEKRKGKNGLGTAYIHGFKWALQKNYEYIIEMDADFSHNPKDLVRLYKACHKNGGDVSIGSRYSQGVNVVNWPMKRVLLSYFASKYVRFITRIPVFDTTAGFVCWKRKVLETINLDKIKFIGYAFQIEMKFKAWKHGFNIKEVSVVFTDRTLGKSKMSGNIVSEALFGVIKMRINGLPKD; encoded by the coding sequence ATGTCAGACGCGCTAGTTATAATTCCTACTTACAACGAAAAAGAAAACATCGAAGCGATAATTAAAGCTGTTTTTAATCAAAAAAAAGCGTTTCATATTTTAGTGGTTGACGATAATTCTCCTGATGGAACTGGAACTCTTGTAGAAAACTTAATTACCGAATTTCCAAACCAACTTTTTATTGAAAAAAGAAAAGGTAAAAATGGGCTAGGAACTGCCTATATTCATGGTTTTAAATGGGCATTGCAAAAAAATTACGAATATATTATAGAAATGGATGCAGATTTTTCTCACAACCCAAAAGATTTGGTTCGTTTGTATAAGGCTTGCCACAAAAATGGTGGTGATGTTTCTATAGGCTCTCGATATTCGCAAGGTGTAAATGTGGTAAACTGGCCAATGAAAAGAGTATTATTATCTTACTTTGCATCAAAATATGTGCGTTTTATTACCAGAATTCCTGTTTTTGATACCACTGCAGGCTTTGTTTGTTGGAAACGTAAAGTTTTAGAAACCATTAACTTAGATAAAATTAAATTTATTGGTTACGCTTTTCAAATAGAAATGAAGTTTAAAGCATGGAAACATGGTTTTAATATTAAAGAAGTTTCTGTTGTTTTTACAGACAGAACTTTGGGAAAATCTAAAATGAGTGGAAATATTGTTTCTGAAGCACTTTTTGGAGTAATAAAAATGAGAATAAACGGATTACCAAAAGATTAA
- a CDS encoding dihydroorotase gives MKKSILIKNATIINENKTFTGDVLIENEIIKEVSAKISAPENVEIIDAKGSYLIPGFIDDQVHFREPGLTHKANIATESKAAVAGGITTFIEMPNTVPQATTQDLLEDKFKIAAQNSYANYSFMFGGTNDNLEELLKTDPKKVAGIKLFLGSSTGNMLVDNEEILEKIFSSTKMIISVHCEDEATIRKNTAEFIGKYGEDIPIKYHPIIRSEEACYLSSSKAIELAKKTGARLHIFHLSTAKETELFRNDIPLEEKQITAEVCIHHLWFNDNDYDKKGTHIKWNPAVKTEKDRLGLWQALLDDRIDVLATDHAPHTLEEKSNVYTKAPSGGPLVQHAVLAILEKVKEGVISIEKAVEKMSHNPAKLFQIKKRGFVKEGFYADLVLIDPNKPQTVSKENILYKCGWSPFEGTTFSSTITHTFVNGNLMYNNGVFNDEVKGKRITFNR, from the coding sequence ATGAAAAAATCAATTCTAATAAAAAACGCAACAATAATTAACGAAAATAAAACTTTTACAGGTGATGTTCTCATAGAAAACGAAATCATAAAAGAAGTTTCTGCTAAAATTTCTGCACCTGAAAATGTAGAAATAATAGATGCTAAAGGAAGTTATTTAATCCCTGGATTTATAGACGATCAAGTGCATTTTAGAGAACCTGGTTTAACGCACAAAGCAAACATTGCCACAGAAAGTAAAGCCGCAGTTGCTGGCGGCATTACCACGTTTATAGAAATGCCCAACACAGTGCCCCAAGCAACTACACAAGATTTATTGGAAGATAAATTTAAAATTGCTGCCCAAAATTCGTATGCAAACTATTCTTTTATGTTTGGTGGTACCAACGATAATTTAGAAGAATTGCTAAAAACAGATCCTAAAAAAGTAGCCGGAATTAAATTATTCTTAGGTTCTTCTACCGGAAATATGTTGGTAGATAATGAAGAAATTTTAGAGAAAATTTTCTCTTCTACCAAAATGATTATCTCTGTACATTGCGAAGATGAAGCAACTATCAGAAAAAATACAGCCGAATTTATCGGGAAATATGGCGAAGATATTCCAATTAAGTACCATCCAATAATTAGAAGTGAAGAAGCGTGCTATTTATCGTCTTCTAAAGCGATTGAATTGGCGAAGAAAACCGGTGCAAGATTGCATATTTTTCATTTATCTACCGCAAAAGAAACCGAGCTTTTTAGAAACGATATTCCTCTAGAAGAAAAGCAAATTACGGCTGAAGTTTGTATTCATCATTTATGGTTTAACGATAACGATTATGATAAAAAAGGGACGCATATTAAATGGAATCCTGCAGTAAAAACCGAAAAAGACAGACTAGGTTTGTGGCAAGCTTTGTTAGATGATAGAATTGATGTTTTAGCAACAGACCATGCACCACATACTTTAGAAGAAAAATCGAACGTTTACACAAAAGCACCAAGTGGAGGTCCATTAGTGCAACATGCAGTATTGGCAATTTTAGAGAAAGTAAAAGAAGGTGTAATTTCTATTGAAAAAGCAGTGGAGAAAATGAGCCATAATCCTGCTAAATTATTTCAAATTAAAAAAAGAGGCTTTGTAAAAGAAGGGTTTTATGCAGATTTGGTTTTAATAGATCCAAACAAACCTCAAACGGTTTCTAAAGAAAATATTTTATACAAATGTGGTTGGTCTCCTTTCGAAGGAACTACATTTTCATCTACAATTACACACACTTTTGTAAATGGAAATTTAATGTATAATAATGGGGTTTTTAATGATGAAGTTAAAGGAAAACGAATTACTTTTAATAGATAA
- a CDS encoding DUF4271 domain-containing protein has protein sequence MQALEKNLIDSSWVTIILVVLLALIAVLKIIDSERLKGYVFALFNKGFIESEIEEDTSFLDAFYNTLFLFSTTTLSLIVHAFLSERSFGFKNGFSSFFYIFVTVVSYFLVKWILEILLSRLFLIKNTVRFYFVSKFSYLYSISFLLFILFVITTYSSLNSSILFYATAILFLIRLVFHITNNKKLIFSQLFYFILYICAFEIAPLFILFKLML, from the coding sequence GTGCAAGCATTAGAAAAAAATTTAATAGATTCTTCTTGGGTAACCATAATTTTGGTAGTTCTTTTAGCGCTTATTGCCGTTTTAAAAATAATAGATTCAGAACGTTTAAAAGGCTATGTTTTTGCATTGTTTAATAAAGGGTTTATAGAATCGGAAATAGAAGAAGATACTTCTTTCTTAGATGCTTTTTACAACACATTATTTTTATTTTCTACAACTACCTTGTCTTTAATTGTACATGCATTTTTAAGTGAACGCAGTTTCGGTTTTAAAAATGGTTTTTCGTCCTTTTTTTACATTTTTGTAACTGTTGTTAGCTACTTTTTGGTAAAATGGATTTTAGAAATATTACTTTCTCGACTATTTTTAATAAAAAATACGGTTCGGTTTTATTTTGTTTCTAAATTTAGCTATTTGTATTCCATTAGTTTTTTACTCTTTATTTTATTTGTAATTACTACATATAGCTCGCTAAATTCGTCTATTTTATTTTATGCTACTGCAATTTTATTTCTAATAAGACTTGTTTTTCATATTACAAATAACAAAAAGCTGATTTTTAGTCAGTTGTTTTATTTTATTTTGTACATTTGCGCCTTCGAAATAGCACCGCTATTTATACTGTTTAAATTGATGCTTTAA
- the tyrS gene encoding tyrosine--tRNA ligase produces MTNFVEELRWRGLLHDIMPDTEAYLLENKTVGYIGFDPTADSLHIGSLVQIFILKHFQNAGHNPIALIGGATGMVGDPSGKSAERNLLDEATLAKNIAGVRENLERFLDFDASAENKAELVNNYDWMKDISLIDFVRDTGKHITVNYMMAKDSVKKRLSSESSEGMSFTEFTYQLFQGYDFYHLYKEKNCMLQMGGSDQWGNITTGTELIRRKAKGKAYAITVPLVTKADGTKFGKTEGGNVWLNANRTSPYKFYQYWLNSSDEDAENFIKKFTFLDKETIESLIAEHTENPHLRLLQKKLGEEVTTMTHGKEAYENALKASNILFGKSTAYDLKSLDEQTFLDVFDGVPQATVSTTDIEEGLDMIGALAAKTNFLNSNGEARRALKENAISVNKEKVKEDFTITKEDLIANKYVLLQRGKKTYYLLVVA; encoded by the coding sequence ATGACAAATTTTGTAGAAGAATTACGCTGGAGAGGTTTATTGCACGATATTATGCCAGATACAGAAGCTTATTTATTGGAAAATAAAACTGTGGGTTATATTGGTTTTGACCCCACTGCAGATTCGCTTCATATTGGTAGTTTGGTTCAGATTTTTATTTTGAAACATTTCCAAAATGCTGGGCACAACCCAATTGCTTTAATTGGTGGTGCAACTGGTATGGTTGGGGATCCTTCTGGAAAATCTGCTGAAAGAAATTTGTTAGACGAAGCCACTTTGGCGAAAAATATTGCTGGAGTTCGTGAAAATTTAGAGCGTTTTTTAGATTTTGATGCTTCCGCAGAAAATAAAGCAGAATTGGTAAACAATTACGATTGGATGAAAGATATTTCTTTGATTGATTTTGTAAGAGATACTGGCAAACACATTACTGTAAATTACATGATGGCAAAAGATTCTGTAAAAAAACGTTTAAGTTCGGAGTCTTCTGAAGGAATGAGTTTTACAGAATTTACGTACCAATTATTTCAAGGTTACGATTTTTATCATCTTTACAAAGAAAAAAATTGCATGCTGCAAATGGGTGGCTCTGACCAATGGGGAAATATTACCACTGGAACTGAATTAATTCGAAGAAAAGCAAAAGGAAAAGCATATGCCATTACAGTGCCTTTGGTTACAAAAGCAGATGGTACAAAGTTTGGAAAAACCGAAGGTGGCAACGTTTGGTTGAATGCAAATAGAACTTCGCCTTATAAATTTTACCAATATTGGTTAAATTCTTCGGATGAAGATGCAGAAAACTTTATTAAGAAATTTACGTTTTTAGACAAAGAAACTATTGAAAGTTTAATTGCAGAACATACAGAGAATCCGCATTTGCGTTTGCTTCAAAAGAAATTAGGAGAAGAGGTAACTACCATGACACATGGAAAAGAAGCCTATGAAAACGCCTTAAAAGCGTCGAATATTTTATTCGGAAAATCGACAGCGTACGACTTAAAATCGTTAGATGAACAAACTTTTTTAGATGTTTTTGATGGTGTTCCTCAAGCAACTGTTTCGACTACAGATATTGAAGAAGGTTTAGATATGATTGGTGCTTTGGCTGCCAAAACCAACTTTTTAAATTCGAATGGCGAAGCTAGAAGAGCTTTAAAAGAGAACGCAATTTCTGTAAATAAAGAAAAGGTAAAAGAAGATTTTACGATTACGAAAGAAGATTTAATTGCGAATAAATATGTATTGTTACAACGTGGTAAAAAGACCTATTATTTATTAGTTGTAGCCTAA
- a CDS encoding sterol desaturase family protein, with product MKDKITEIDFSNIFVIMSLIFVFTAIIFVRYLAFSGVYHWFFLNKFREQLKHRILNKKPLKKKQVRKEIYWSLISGFIFGAIAVFIYYLWSINYTAIYLDFKTYPLWYIPISIFAFLFIQDTYYYWIHRWMHLPKIYKFFHKIHHKSVHTTVFTAFSFHPYETVLQAIFLPVIVIFLPMHLYALFTVLLIMTLSATINHAGIEVYPSGKLGNWFKKWIIGATHHDSHHTKFNYNFGLYFTFWDRLMKTELEEKKS from the coding sequence ATGAAAGACAAAATTACAGAAATCGATTTTAGTAATATTTTTGTAATTATGTCTTTAATATTCGTATTTACGGCAATTATTTTTGTAAGATATTTGGCATTTTCTGGGGTTTATCATTGGTTTTTTTTAAATAAGTTTAGAGAACAACTAAAACATAGAATTTTAAACAAAAAACCCCTAAAAAAGAAACAGGTTCGTAAAGAAATTTACTGGTCTTTAATTAGTGGTTTTATTTTTGGCGCAATTGCAGTTTTCATTTACTATTTATGGTCCATTAATTACACCGCCATTTATTTAGATTTTAAAACCTATCCTTTGTGGTATATTCCAATTAGTATTTTCGCTTTTTTATTTATTCAGGATACGTATTATTATTGGATTCACAGGTGGATGCACCTTCCTAAAATTTATAAGTTTTTTCATAAAATTCATCATAAAAGTGTGCATACGACTGTTTTTACGGCGTTTTCTTTTCATCCTTATGAGACTGTTTTGCAAGCGATTTTTTTACCTGTAATTGTAATTTTCTTACCCATGCATTTGTATGCGCTATTTACTGTTTTGTTAATTATGACGCTTTCTGCGACCATCAATCATGCAGGGATTGAGGTATATCCTTCAGGAAAATTAGGAAATTGGTTTAAAAAATGGATTATTGGTGCTACGCATCACGATTCGCATCACACCAAATTTAACTATAATTTTGGTTTGTATTTTACCTTTTGGGACAGATTAATGAAAACGGAATTGGAAGAGAAAAAAAGTTAA
- the mscL gene encoding large conductance mechanosensitive channel protein MscL produces the protein MKLKLFKEFKEFAVKGNMIDIAIGVIIGTAFNKVVNVLVKEVLMPPLSFMTDGANWENRKIVLREAIVANGKTNIEEIAIGYGKLLEAGVDFLVIAFTVFIVVKLMNSLKKKADDPKDKTTVTPKNIELMNKTNELLEKQNEYLQKVLSQKM, from the coding sequence ATGAAACTTAAGTTATTTAAAGAATTTAAAGAGTTTGCTGTAAAAGGAAACATGATCGACATTGCGATTGGCGTAATTATTGGTACAGCATTTAACAAAGTGGTAAATGTGTTGGTAAAAGAGGTTTTAATGCCACCTTTATCTTTTATGACAGATGGTGCAAATTGGGAAAACAGAAAAATAGTTTTACGAGAAGCTATTGTCGCGAACGGAAAAACAAATATAGAGGAAATAGCAATTGGTTATGGAAAATTGTTGGAAGCTGGAGTCGATTTTTTAGTAATTGCCTTTACCGTTTTTATTGTAGTAAAATTAATGAATTCTTTAAAGAAAAAAGCAGACGACCCAAAAGACAAAACAACAGTTACTCCTAAAAATATCGAGTTAATGAACAAAACCAATGAGCTTTTAGAGAAGCAAAACGAATATTTACAAAAAGTTTTAAGTCAAAAAATGTAA
- a CDS encoding GNAT family N-acetyltransferase — protein MNNSISIRTAKLADLETLLEFEQGVVEAEKPLDPFLGEGKLYYYNIPELITAKNIHFVVAVYNEELVGSGYVKIENSRNYHKNPTHGYVGFMYVKPAFRGKRISNFILESLKSWAKSKGLKELWLDVYHNNPPAIKSYERFGFNKSMINMRMNI, from the coding sequence ATGAATAATTCTATTTCAATTAGAACTGCAAAATTAGCAGATTTAGAAACCTTGTTAGAATTTGAGCAAGGTGTTGTTGAAGCAGAAAAACCTTTAGACCCTTTTTTAGGTGAAGGTAAATTGTATTATTACAATATTCCAGAATTAATTACTGCAAAAAACATACATTTTGTAGTTGCTGTTTATAATGAAGAATTAGTAGGTTCTGGTTATGTAAAAATAGAAAACTCTAGAAATTATCATAAAAACCCAACACATGGTTATGTGGGTTTTATGTATGTAAAACCAGCATTTAGAGGAAAAAGAATTAGTAATTTTATTTTAGAGTCTTTAAAATCTTGGGCAAAAAGTAAAGGCTTAAAAGAATTATGGTTAGATGTGTATCACAACAATCCACCAGCTATAAAATCTTACGAACGCTTTGGTTTTAATAAGAGTATGATTAACATGAGAATGAATATTTAA
- a CDS encoding SDR family oxidoreductase: MILVTGGTGLVGAHLLYHLVKSDEKIRAIYRSKEKIDAVKKVFSYYSNDATLIAKIEWFKADITEVPTMIPAFVGVKKVYHCAAFISFNPKDYREMRKVNIHGTAIIVNLSIDAKVDKLCFVGSIASVGDAVNGGLITEENEWNKEADNSGYSITKFGAEMEVWRASQENVKVAIVNPGVILGSGFWDTGSGKLFTQIYNGFKYYTEGVTGFVGVQDVVKAMILYMNSNVKNERFILVSENKSFKEIFFLIADAFGKKRPSKKVKPWQTVIFWRFSAFVSKITGVAPLLSKYSARSAHSVSKYSSEKFKKTFNFQFEKIENVIINVSKNYN; the protein is encoded by the coding sequence ATGATTTTAGTAACAGGAGGAACAGGTTTGGTAGGTGCACATTTGTTGTATCATTTGGTAAAAAGTGATGAAAAAATTCGTGCCATTTATCGTTCTAAAGAGAAGATCGATGCTGTAAAAAAGGTGTTTTCTTATTATTCTAATGATGCAACTTTAATTGCTAAAATAGAGTGGTTTAAAGCGGATATTACAGAGGTTCCTACCATGATTCCTGCTTTTGTGGGGGTTAAAAAAGTGTATCATTGTGCAGCTTTTATTTCTTTTAACCCCAAAGATTATAGAGAAATGCGAAAGGTAAATATTCATGGAACAGCAATTATTGTAAATCTTTCTATTGATGCAAAAGTCGATAAGCTTTGTTTTGTGGGTTCGATTGCTTCTGTAGGAGATGCTGTAAATGGAGGTTTAATCACCGAAGAAAACGAATGGAATAAAGAAGCAGACAATAGTGGGTATTCGATTACCAAATTTGGTGCAGAAATGGAAGTTTGGCGTGCAAGTCAAGAAAATGTAAAGGTTGCAATTGTAAACCCTGGAGTAATTTTAGGAAGCGGATTTTGGGATACAGGTTCTGGCAAGCTATTTACCCAAATTTACAATGGCTTTAAATATTATACAGAAGGCGTTACTGGTTTTGTAGGAGTACAAGATGTGGTAAAAGCGATGATTTTATACATGAATTCTAATGTAAAAAACGAACGTTTTATATTGGTTTCAGAAAATAAATCGTTTAAAGAAATCTTTTTTTTAATTGCAGATGCTTTTGGTAAAAAACGACCTTCTAAAAAAGTAAAACCTTGGCAAACAGTTATTTTTTGGCGATTTTCTGCCTTTGTTTCTAAAATTACAGGAGTGGCTCCTTTGTTAAGTAAATATTCTGCGAGAAGTGCACATTCAGTTTCTAAATATTCTTCAGAAAAATTTAAAAAAACATTTAATTTTCAATTCGAAAAAATAGAAAATGTTATAATTAATGTGAGCAAAAATTATAATTAA